The Penicillium digitatum chromosome 6, complete sequence genome has a window encoding:
- a CDS encoding putative beta-glucosidase L yields MPVPSDQQEIPKQPSTTDGTMRNLLLSVLAFSVVADAYGSGSAGWDAAYSKAQAALLKLNQTEKVGIATGVGWEGGPCVGNTYAASSIDYPSLCLQDSPLGIRFANPVTAFPAGINAGATWDRSLLYARGAAIGKEAKGLGVHVQLGPVAGPLGKNPDGGRDWEGFSVDPYLSGVAMEETIQGMQDSGVQACAKHWLGNEQEHRRETVSSNIGDRATHELYVWPFMNAVKANVASVMCSYNKLNETWACENDSLLNDLMKKELGFPGYIMTDWNAQHTGVNSALAGLDMTMPGSDFNTPPGSIFWGPNLLQAVTNNSVPQSRLDDMATRILAAWYLLDQDQGYPEVSFGSWNGGRASVDVTGDHATVARTVARDSIVLLKNKERALPLQQPKSLAIIGQDAIVNPSGPNACSDRGCNNGTLAMGWGSGTSEFPYLVGPLDAIRVQARKDGTELFQSTTDSTTAAASAAAAAETAVVFINADSGEGYITVEGNVGDRNDLDPWHNGNNLVKSVAAVNKNVIVVIHSVGPIILETVLAQPSVKAVVWAGLPGQESGNALVDVIYGSTSPSGKLPYTIAKQSSDYGAGWTTELDDNFVEDLFVDYRHFDKNDIAPRYEFGYGLSYTTFNYVGLVVSISGKAGASSGRIVPGGAEDLFESVGTISVTVQNIGEVAGAEVAQLYLGLPDSVPSTPPKQLRGFQKLNLQPGEPGTATFELTRRDLSYWDVPIQKWVVPSGIFTVYVGSSSRDIRENGQFIVNQ; encoded by the exons ATGCCTGTGCCGTCTGATCAGCAGGAAATTCCCAAGCAACCATCCACGACAGACGGCACTATGCGGAACCTTCTTCTCTCTGTTCTGGCATTCAGTGTTGTGGCTGATGCCTATGGCTCGGGATCTGCTGGCTGGGATGCggcctattcaaaggcaCAAGCAGCACTTCTGAAGCTAAATCAGACTGAAAAGGTCGGCATTGCCACTGGTGTTGGGTGGGAAGGAGGACCCTGCGTGGGCAACACATATGCCGCCAGCTCCATCGATTATCCCTCCTTGTGTTTACAGGACTCGCCGTTGGGAATTCGTTTTGCCAACCCCGTTACAGCTTTCCCTGCGGGTATTAACGCAGGAGCAACTTGGGATCGTAGCTTGTTGTACGCGCGCGGTGCTGCAATAGGTAAAGAAGCTAAAGGTCTGGGTGTCCATGTCCAGCTAGGGCCAGTCGCTGGTCCTCTAGGAAAGAATCCCGATGGTGGTAGGGACTGGGAAGGGTTCTCAGTCGACCCGTATCTCAGTGGAGTAGCTATGGAAGAGACAATTCAGGGTATGCAAGATTCGGGCGTTCAGGCCTGCGCCAAG CACTGGCTCGGGAATGAGCAGGAGCACAGGCGCGAAACAGTGAGCTCTAACATCGGCGACCGTGCGACGCATGAGCTGTATGTATGGCCGTTCATGAACGCAGTTAAGGCAAATGTCGCATCTGTCATGTGTTCCTATAACAAACTGAATGAGACTTGGGCCTGTGAGAATGATTCTCTCTTGAATGACCTCATGAAAAAGGAGCTAGGTTTCCCTGGTTACATTATGACCGACTGGAACGCGCAGCACACTGGTGTCAACAGTGCTTTGGCTGGGCTCGATATGACGATGCCTGGAAGTGACTTCAATACGCCACCTGGCAGTATCTTCTGGGGACCAAATCTCTTGCAGGCCGTTACCAATAACTCTGTGCCCCAATCACGTTTGGACGATATGGCAACGCGTATCCTAGCAGCTTGGTATCTTCTCGATCAGGACCAAGGCTACCCCGAGGTGTCTTTCGGCTCATGGAACGGTGGTAGAGCCAGTGTCGACGTCACAGGAGACCATGCGACTGTCGCCCGCACGGTTGCCCGTGATTCCATTGTCTTATTGAAGAACAAGGAACgcgctcttcctcttcagcaACCGAAGAGCCTTGCAATCATTGGACAGGATGCTATCGTCAACCCCAGTGGTCCCAATGCATGCTCAGATCGCGGCTGCAACAATGGCACGCTAGCTATGGGTTGGGGCAGCGGCACGTCGGAGTTCCCT TACCTCGTTGGTCCTCTTGATGCGATCCGAGTCCAGGCCAGGAAAGACGGTACGGAACTTTTCCAGAGTACAACCGATAGCACTACAGCTGCAGCTTCGGCTGCCGCAGCGGCAGAGACTGCCGTGGTGTTCATCAATGCAGACAGCGGTGAAGG TTACATTACAGTGGAGGGCAACGTTGGCGATAGAAACGATTTAGATCCCTGGCACAACGGAAACAACCTTGTCAAGTCCGTCGCAGCAGTGAACAAGAATGTGATAGTCGTCATACACAGCGTGGGGCCCATTATTCTCGAGACCGTTTTAGCCCAGCCCTCAGTGAAAGCAGTTGTTTGGGCCGGGCTACCAGGCCAAGAAAGCGGAAACGCCCTCGTTGATGTGATTTATGGCAGTACCTCTCCAAGCGGCAAGCTCCCATACACGATCGCCAAGCAGTCTTCAGACTATGGAGCCGGCTGGACCACTGAGCTAGACGACAATTTTGTCGAGGATCTGTTCGTTGATTACCGCCACTTCGACAAGAATGACATTGCCCCGCGCTATGAGTTTGGCTATGGCTTATCGTACACGACCTTCAACTACGTTGGACTTGTGGTTAGTATTTCCGGTAAAGCTGGGGCATCAAGTGGACGCATTGTTCCTGGTGGGGCAGAGGACCTTTTCGAGTCAGTCGGCACTATCTCTGTCACTGTCCAGAACATTGGCGAGGTCGCTGGTGCCGAGGTTGCTCAGCTCTATCTTGGTCTTCCGGATTCTGTCCCAAGCACTCCTCCCAAGCAACTGCGAGGGTTCCAGAAGCTGAATCTCCAACCGGGAGAGCCGGGGACGGCTACTTTTGAGCTCACTCGGCGGGACTTGAGCTACTGGGACGTGCCGATACAGAAATGGGTTGTTCCTAGTGGCATCTTTACTGTTTATGTCGGAAGCTCCAGTCGGGATATTCGCGAAAATGGGCAATTTATTGTCAACCAGTAG